A single genomic interval of Sphingopyxis sp. CCNWLW2 harbors:
- the groES gene encoding co-chaperone GroES: MQFRPLHDRVLVRRIEAEEKTAGGIIIPDTAKEKPQEGEVVSVGTGTRADDGKVTPLDVKAGDRILFGKWSGTEVKVDGEELLIMKESDILGVIA, translated from the coding sequence ATGCAATTTCGTCCGCTGCACGACCGCGTGCTTGTTCGCCGTATCGAAGCCGAAGAAAAGACGGCTGGCGGCATCATCATCCCCGACACCGCCAAGGAAAAGCCGCAGGAAGGCGAAGTCGTCTCGGTCGGCACCGGCACCCGCGCCGATGACGGCAAGGTGACCCCGCTCGACGTCAAGGCGGGCGACCGCATCCTGTTCGGCAAATGGTCGGGCACCGAAGTCAAGGTCGACGGCGAAGAGCTGCTGATCATGAAGGAATCGGACATCCTCGGCGTCATCGCCTGA
- a CDS encoding MATE family efflux transporter: MLHQAAPLTAETPPSLRAEFRATLALAVPLAAANLLQMLVHAIDVIFVARLGDAALAASSLGVAIFGLLLWTGSGLVGASAPLIAAELGRRKHAVREVRRTVRMALWLSALVSLLFMGICAAGGPIMLATGQPAETSARAAGFLLILMWGMFPMIAAAVLRIFVSALGRPTIATAITFGALFVNALGNWVLVFGHLGMPALGLHGSAISSVMTSFLMLIAYVVVIQSDRRLRRYHLFGNWWRSEWTRFFEMLRIGTPISLTILAEAGLFTGAAFLMGRIGETELAGHTIALQVAALAFQIPFGVAQAATIRVGLAYGARDHSGIAHAGQASLVLGIGFMGLTALIMWLFPSLVLSIYVDVDAARNAALVGFAMQFLVVAAAFQLFDGAQAVAAGVLRGLQDTRTPMIIAICGYWIAGYGTAIYLGFWTPLAGVGVWIGLAVGLVVVSAVLLLRWRMRARLGLLPA, from the coding sequence ATGCTGCATCAGGCCGCCCCTCTGACCGCGGAAACACCGCCGAGCCTCCGCGCCGAATTTCGCGCGACGCTGGCGCTTGCCGTGCCGCTGGCGGCGGCGAACCTGTTGCAAATGCTCGTCCACGCGATCGACGTGATTTTCGTGGCGCGGCTCGGCGACGCCGCGCTCGCCGCCTCGTCGCTCGGTGTCGCGATCTTCGGACTCCTGCTGTGGACCGGGTCGGGTCTCGTCGGCGCATCGGCGCCGCTGATCGCCGCTGAACTCGGGCGCCGCAAGCATGCGGTGCGCGAGGTGCGGCGGACCGTGCGCATGGCGCTGTGGCTCAGCGCGCTGGTTTCGCTCCTCTTCATGGGCATCTGCGCCGCGGGCGGGCCGATCATGCTTGCGACGGGGCAGCCGGCCGAAACCTCGGCGCGTGCCGCGGGCTTCCTGCTGATCCTGATGTGGGGCATGTTCCCGATGATCGCGGCGGCGGTGCTCCGCATCTTCGTCTCGGCGCTCGGCCGCCCGACGATCGCGACCGCGATCACTTTCGGCGCGCTGTTCGTCAATGCGCTCGGCAACTGGGTGCTCGTCTTCGGCCACCTCGGCATGCCCGCGCTCGGCCTCCACGGCTCGGCGATCTCGAGCGTGATGACCAGTTTCCTGATGCTGATCGCCTATGTCGTCGTCATCCAGAGCGATCGGCGGCTGCGGCGCTATCATCTGTTCGGCAACTGGTGGCGGTCCGAATGGACGCGCTTTTTCGAGATGCTGCGCATCGGCACCCCGATCAGCCTGACGATTCTGGCCGAGGCGGGGCTGTTCACTGGCGCCGCCTTCCTGATGGGCCGCATCGGCGAGACCGAACTCGCCGGGCACACGATCGCGCTTCAGGTCGCGGCGCTCGCCTTCCAGATCCCTTTCGGTGTCGCGCAGGCGGCGACGATCCGCGTCGGCCTGGCTTACGGCGCGCGCGACCATAGCGGTATCGCGCATGCGGGGCAGGCGTCGCTGGTGCTCGGCATCGGCTTCATGGGGCTGACCGCGCTCATCATGTGGCTTTTCCCGTCGCTCGTGCTGTCGATCTATGTCGACGTCGATGCCGCGCGCAACGCCGCGCTCGTCGGTTTCGCGATGCAGTTCCTCGTCGTCGCCGCCGCCTTCCAGCTCTTCGACGGCGCGCAGGCGGTGGCCGCGGGCGTGCTGCGCGGATTGCAGGATACGCGCACGCCGATGATCATCGCGATCTGCGGTTACTGGATCGCGGGTTATGGCACTGCCATCTATCTCGGCTTCTGGACCCCGCTCGCCGGCGTCGGCGTGTGGATCGGTCTCGCGGTCGGCCTCGTGGTGGTCTCGGCAGTGCTGCTGCTGAGGTGGCGGATGCGCGCGCGCCTCGGCCTGCTTCCGGCCTGA
- a CDS encoding Pycsar system effector family protein, producing the protein MDSADSTTSQGRPAISFPPNAVHLVRTNQQITMQLSQMADQKASILMGATFVVFTLAIGQARSGGGALAMPLAILATFSFLSALLAVSAVLPRVGKAPPVVYKDGKDHSNILFFGRFAQMDEDEFIDAVKARLRTEEDLYETMLRDTYQNGVVLARRKYRYLAHAYRLFVVGLTLTFIAFAVEMAGMWQG; encoded by the coding sequence ATGGACAGCGCAGATTCAACGACATCGCAGGGTCGGCCGGCGATTTCCTTCCCGCCGAACGCGGTGCATCTCGTGCGCACCAACCAGCAGATCACGATGCAATTGTCGCAGATGGCCGACCAAAAGGCGTCGATCCTGATGGGCGCGACCTTCGTCGTCTTCACGCTCGCGATCGGGCAGGCGCGCTCGGGTGGCGGCGCGCTGGCGATGCCGCTCGCAATCCTCGCGACCTTTTCCTTCCTGTCGGCGTTACTTGCGGTGTCGGCGGTGCTGCCGCGCGTCGGCAAGGCGCCGCCCGTGGTTTACAAGGACGGCAAGGATCACAGCAATATCCTCTTCTTCGGCCGTTTCGCCCAGATGGATGAGGATGAATTCATCGACGCGGTAAAGGCGCGGCTGCGCACCGAGGAAGATCTGTACGAGACGATGCTGCGCGATACCTACCAGAATGGCGTTGTGCTGGCGCGGCGCAAATATCGCTATCTTGCCCATGCGTACCGGCTGTTCGTCGTCGGGCTGACGCTGACCTTCATCGCGTTCGCGGTCGAGATGGCTGGGATGTGGCAGGGATGA
- a CDS encoding acyl carrier protein yields MSTALRDQIFGLIAPFNKKGVELTDATTFAGDLEWDSLTVMDFVAEVEDTFDIIISMNMQAEIENVGQLVAAVEKLQG; encoded by the coding sequence ATGAGCACCGCCCTGCGCGACCAGATTTTCGGCCTGATTGCCCCTTTCAACAAGAAGGGTGTCGAACTGACCGACGCCACGACTTTTGCCGGGGACCTCGAATGGGACAGCCTGACGGTGATGGATTTCGTCGCCGAGGTCGAAGACACATTCGACATCATCATCAGCATGAACATGCAGGCCGAAATCGAAAATGTCGGCCAGCTGGTCGCCGCGGTCGAGAAGCTGCAGGGCTAA
- the spt gene encoding serine palmitoyltransferase has product MTDLFSKFDPLIQQREQLLATGVTDPYNLVMEKVISPTVAICNGRETILLGTYNYMGMTFDEDVIAAGKDALDKFGSGTTGSRVLNGTYQGHKECEDALKEFYAMDHAMVFSTGYQANLGIISTIAGKGDYVILDIDSHASIYDGCAMGNAEIVAFRHNDVEALEKRLKRLPPEAGKLVVLEGVYSMLGDVAPLKEMIRVSKEAGAMVLVDEAHSMGFIGENGRGVAEAQGVLDDVDFVIGTFSKSVGTVGGFCVSNHPKFEILRLVCRPYVFTASLPPSVVATAATSIRKLMHGSNKRAHLWENSKVLHKGLRDLGFQLGTEEPQSAIIAVIMPDLEQGAMMWEALLEEGLYVNLARPPATPAGMTLLRCSLCAEHSIEQVGEILGRFERAGQRVGIIG; this is encoded by the coding sequence ATGACCGATCTTTTCTCGAAATTCGACCCGCTGATCCAGCAGCGCGAGCAGCTGCTCGCGACCGGGGTCACCGATCCGTATAATCTGGTGATGGAAAAGGTGATCTCGCCGACCGTCGCGATCTGCAACGGGCGCGAGACGATCCTGCTCGGCACCTATAATTATATGGGCATGACCTTCGACGAGGACGTCATCGCCGCGGGCAAGGATGCGCTCGACAAGTTCGGCAGCGGCACCACCGGCAGCCGCGTCCTCAACGGCACCTATCAGGGCCACAAGGAGTGCGAGGACGCGCTCAAGGAATTTTACGCCATGGATCATGCCATGGTGTTTTCGACCGGCTATCAGGCGAATCTCGGCATCATTTCGACGATCGCGGGCAAGGGCGACTATGTCATCCTCGACATCGACAGCCATGCGTCGATCTATGACGGCTGCGCGATGGGCAATGCCGAAATCGTCGCCTTTCGCCACAATGACGTCGAAGCGCTCGAAAAGCGGCTGAAGCGTCTGCCCCCCGAAGCGGGCAAGCTCGTCGTGCTCGAAGGCGTCTATTCGATGCTCGGCGACGTCGCGCCGCTGAAAGAGATGATCCGCGTCTCGAAGGAAGCCGGCGCGATGGTGCTGGTCGACGAGGCGCACTCGATGGGCTTCATCGGCGAGAATGGCCGCGGCGTCGCCGAGGCGCAGGGCGTGCTCGACGATGTCGATTTCGTCATCGGCACCTTTTCGAAGAGCGTCGGCACCGTCGGCGGTTTCTGCGTGTCGAACCATCCGAAGTTCGAAATCCTGCGGCTCGTCTGCCGCCCCTATGTGTTCACCGCTTCGTTGCCGCCGAGCGTCGTCGCGACCGCCGCGACGAGCATCCGCAAGCTGATGCACGGGTCGAACAAGCGCGCGCACCTGTGGGAAAATTCGAAGGTTTTGCACAAGGGGCTGCGCGACCTCGGTTTCCAGCTCGGCACCGAAGAGCCGCAGTCGGCGATCATCGCGGTGATCATGCCCGACCTCGAACAGGGCGCGATGATGTGGGAAGCGCTGCTCGAGGAAGGGCTGTACGTCAATCTCGCGCGCCCGCCCGCGACCCCCGCGGGCATGACCTTGCTGCGCTGCTCGCTCTGCGCCGAACATAGTATCGAGCAGGTTGGTGAAATCCTCGGCCGGTTCGAACGCGCCGGCCAGCGCGTCGGCATTATCGGTTGA
- a CDS encoding ATP-binding protein, with protein sequence MFERDGDSENDGRRERVRFWLTIVLGAILTGVVGALVLLLARANDNYDRSLGWQAQSLEVISQTRSVDAAIARAEASLGRFAVGLQKEDGRVYEYQWGRARQFLAQLRRNVRDNPKQMALVEQLTREMDSRGAQLGDAALSANYNQTVAAISKYYAAGKGQGVSQIDKLLSEIIANERALLYERNRLAVADRASLNQAILLFSLLGASAAVIAIGATFSLLRAEGERRLARNEQLFESDRAAQLEAAVNERTAELAHANDALRDEMIEREAAEAQLRQAQKMEAVGQLTGGIAHDFNNMLAVVVGGLELAQRSPAKASRHLANALDGANRAADLTRRLLTFARSEPARPEMVAVDECITSFAELIERTIGDRIALTLDLQAPSRACWVDRQQFENALLNLAVNARDAMNSHGSLTIQTLDDGEGKALAVRVIDTGCGMSPEVLERVFDPFYTTKPAGQGTGLGMSQVFAFCRQSGGEVQLSSTEGEGTSVAMLLPIAKPQADAATEALPGDADDPASPADALSILIVEDDERVLAATVDAVSELGHSVVACGNPLEAETLVERRLAEGGSGFDLILSDVLMPQLTGPEMVAQLKQRWPDLSVLFVTGYAGDASEDASFGDHDVLRKPFTLTALDQAIRRRGDARAAEGQRLAS encoded by the coding sequence GTGTTCGAGCGGGATGGCGATAGCGAAAATGACGGCCGGCGGGAGCGTGTACGCTTCTGGCTGACGATCGTCCTCGGTGCGATCCTGACCGGTGTGGTCGGGGCGCTCGTGCTGCTGCTCGCGCGCGCCAATGACAATTACGATCGTTCGCTCGGCTGGCAGGCGCAAAGCCTGGAAGTCATTTCGCAAACGCGGTCGGTCGACGCCGCGATCGCGCGCGCCGAGGCGTCGCTCGGCCGCTTCGCGGTCGGGCTGCAAAAAGAGGACGGGCGCGTCTATGAATATCAGTGGGGACGCGCGCGGCAGTTCCTCGCGCAATTGCGGCGCAACGTCCGCGACAATCCGAAACAGATGGCGCTGGTCGAACAGCTGACGCGCGAAATGGACAGCCGCGGGGCGCAGCTCGGCGACGCGGCGCTCAGCGCCAACTATAACCAGACCGTCGCGGCCATTTCGAAATATTACGCCGCCGGTAAAGGTCAGGGCGTCAGCCAGATCGACAAGCTGCTCAGCGAAATCATCGCGAACGAACGCGCATTGCTGTACGAGCGCAACCGGCTTGCCGTGGCCGATCGCGCCAGCCTCAACCAGGCGATCCTGCTCTTTTCGCTACTGGGGGCGAGCGCCGCGGTCATCGCGATCGGCGCGACCTTCTCGTTGCTCCGCGCCGAAGGCGAACGGCGGCTCGCGCGGAACGAGCAGCTTTTCGAAAGCGACCGCGCCGCGCAGCTCGAGGCGGCGGTCAACGAACGCACCGCGGAACTGGCGCACGCGAACGATGCGCTGCGCGACGAGATGATCGAGCGCGAAGCCGCCGAGGCGCAGCTGCGCCAGGCGCAAAAAATGGAAGCGGTCGGCCAGCTGACCGGCGGCATTGCGCATGATTTCAACAATATGCTCGCCGTCGTCGTCGGCGGGCTCGAGCTGGCGCAACGATCCCCCGCAAAAGCGTCGCGCCACCTCGCCAACGCGCTCGACGGCGCCAATCGCGCCGCCGACCTGACGCGCCGGCTATTGACCTTTGCCCGGTCGGAACCCGCGCGGCCCGAGATGGTCGCGGTCGACGAGTGCATCACGAGCTTTGCCGAGCTGATCGAACGCACGATCGGCGACCGCATCGCGCTGACGCTCGACCTGCAGGCGCCGAGCCGTGCCTGCTGGGTCGACCGGCAGCAATTCGAAAATGCGCTGCTCAACCTCGCGGTCAATGCGCGCGACGCGATGAACAGCCATGGTTCGCTGACGATCCAGACGCTCGACGATGGCGAAGGCAAAGCGCTCGCGGTGCGGGTGATCGACACCGGCTGCGGCATGTCGCCCGAAGTGCTCGAACGCGTGTTCGATCCCTTTTACACGACCAAGCCCGCGGGCCAGGGCACCGGTCTAGGCATGAGTCAGGTCTTCGCCTTCTGCCGCCAGTCGGGCGGCGAAGTGCAGCTTTCGTCGACCGAGGGCGAAGGCACCAGCGTCGCGATGCTGCTGCCGATCGCCAAGCCGCAGGCCGATGCCGCCACCGAGGCGCTGCCCGGCGATGCCGACGACCCCGCGTCGCCCGCCGACGCGCTCAGCATCCTCATCGTCGAGGACGACGAACGCGTGCTCGCGGCGACGGTCGATGCGGTCAGCGAGCTGGGCCATAGCGTGGTCGCCTGCGGCAACCCGCTCGAGGCCGAAACGCTGGTCGAGCGGCGGCTGGCGGAGGGCGGGAGCGGCTTCGACCTGATCCTGTCCGACGTGTTGATGCCCCAGCTGACGGGCCCCGAAATGGTCGCGCAGCTGAAACAGCGCTGGCCCGACCTGTCGGTGCTGTTCGTCACCGGCTATGCCGGCGACGCGAGCGAGGACGCCAGCTTCGGCGACCATGATGTACTGCGCAAACCCTTCACCCTCACCGCGCTCGACCAGGCCATCCGTCGGCGCGGCGACGCGCGGGCGGCCGAAGGGCAAAGATTGGCAAGTTAG